TAAAAAATGTAAAATTTAACAAGCTAATCGGCTCTGTAACGATCGAATATGATCATGAAATTTTTCCAAAAAACCTTTGGGAAGATCTCTTAAAAGGGCAAAATTTAGAAGAGATTTCAACTAGAGTAAATGAAGTTGCAAAAGAAGTGAAATATGCTTAATGAACTTTTAAATGCATCGTATACCAGCGAAAAGAACGCACTTAGCTTATATGAAAATTTAGCTTCATTTGGTGATATTTTTAACGAGATCGCAAATATCAGAAAAAATGCAATCATCTTGATAGAAAAATTTGCGAGCACACATGATTATGAGCTTGCTTGCGAAAATGAAGCTATATTTTTGCCAGCAAAAAATAAAGAAGATGCGCTAATACAAGCTTTAAACTATGAGCTAGAGCTAAATAAAATGTATGAAAAATTTTGCGAAAGCTTAGATGACGAGGAGCTAAAAGATCTATTTTTTAGACTTTGGGCTACTTCAAATAACGAATACGTCGCCTCTTTAAAACAACGCTTAAAAGAAATTTATAGTGGCTGTGAAATAAAAAATGAGCTAAATTTAAATGAAATTTCACAAAATTTTGAGCAAAATGGCATAACAAATATTTTAGAAAACTATCAAAATGACTTTAATGAGATAACTAAAAGCTTGCAAAATATCGCAAGTGGCAAGGCTGATAAAAGCGAGTTAGCAAAGATAACCAATAATCCAAATTTCTCGTTTTTTAGCGGGCTTGCGCTTGGGGCATTAGGCATTTCAGTAGTTAGTAAAAATTTTAATAAGGATGAAGAAAATGAATAATTTACAAAATCAAACAAAGAAAGGATTTAA
The DNA window shown above is from Campylobacter concisus and carries:
- a CDS encoding ferritin-like domain-containing protein, which encodes MLNELLNASYTSEKNALSLYENLASFGDIFNEIANIRKNAIILIEKFASTHDYELACENEAIFLPAKNKEDALIQALNYELELNKMYEKFCESLDDEELKDLFFRLWATSNNEYVASLKQRLKEIYSGCEIKNELNLNEISQNFEQNGITNILENYQNDFNEITKSLQNIASGKADKSELAKITNNPNFSFFSGLALGALGISVVSKNFNKDEENE
- a CDS encoding HMA2 domain-containing protein, yielding MDIKTQTLAQVASYFSMIAHTNGRLRVRVSPKIKELSSSVNLASLDDVIAQINGIKNVKFNKLIGSVTIEYDHEIFPKNLWEDLLKGQNLEEISTRVNEVAKEVKYA